The genomic interval GGCACAGGCGCTGCGCGAAATGTCGGGTCGTCTGGAGGAAATCCCCGGCGAGGAAGCGTTCCCGGCCTATCTCGAATCCGTGATCGCTTCGTTCTACGAACGGGGCGGCGTGGTTAGGCTTAATAATGGAAAAACCGGATCGGTCACGATCGGCGGTACAGTATCCCCGGCCGGTGGTAACTTCGAAGAGCCGGTAACCCAGGCGACGCTTAAAGTGGTGGGTGCTTTCCACGGTCTTTCCCGGGCACGTTCCGATGCCCGCCGCTATCCGGCGATCGACCCGCTCGATTCATGGAGCAAATACCCTTCGGTGGTACCGCTCGAAAAAGTTTCAAAAGCCCGTAAAATCCTGCGCGACGGCGCGGAAGTCGGTCAGATGATGAAAGTCGTCGGGGAAGAAGGCACCTCCATTGAGGACTTTATTCTCTACCTGAAATCGGAATACATTGACGCCACCTATCTGCAGCAGAACGCGTTCAACGAAACCGACGCCGCCAATACGGTTGAGCGCCAGGAATATGTTTTCGAACGGCTGCTGAAGATACTCGATACTAAAATGAAATTTAAGGACAAGGGGGCTGCACGTTCGTTCTTCCAGCAGCTCACCCAGACCTGCCGCGACTGGAACAACAGCGAATTCCAGTCCGATGACTTTAAGAGAATTGAAGAGGAAATGAGTAAAGCGCTCGCGGAGGTTTCTGACTATGCAGAATAAAGTGTATCACCGTATTGAACAGATCACCGGCAATGTGATCGTGGTTAAAGCTGATGGCATCATCAATGGCGAGCTGGCTCTGGTTGATTCTGATCACGGCGTATCCATGGCACAGGTCATCCGTCTCGATAGAGAAGATGTTTATCTGCAGGTTTTCGCCGGCGGGCGCGGTATCAGTACCGACTCCAAAGTGCGCTTCCTCGGGCGTACCATGCAGATTCCGTTTTCCGACAACCTGCTCGGCCGCGTATTCTCCGGATCCGGTGAACCGCGCGACAACGGCCCCGAGATTAAAGAAAACATGATTGAAATCGGCGGCCCGTCCGTCAATCCGGCCAAACGTATTATTCCGCGGAATATGGTGCGTACCGGCATTCCGATGATCGACGTGTTCAACACCCTCGTTGAATCGCAGAAACTCCCGATTTTCTCGGTAGCCGGCGAGCCATATAACGAGTTGCTGGCGCAGATCGCATTGCAGGCTGAAGTGGATGTGATCATTCTCGGCGGCATGGGGCTGAAACATGATGACTACCTTTTCTTCCGCGACAAACTGGACGAAAGCGGCGCACTTTCCCGCACCGTGATGTTCGTACACACCGCTTCTGATCCGACCGTTGAATGTCTGCTTGTTCCCGATGTTTCTCTGGCGGTTGCGGAACAGTATGCTCAGGAAGACAAACGGGTCCTGGTACTGCTGACCGACATGACCAACTTTGCAGATTCCATGAAGGAAGTAGCCATTACCATGGAGCAGATTCCGTCGAACCGCGGATATCCCGGCGATCTTTATTCCCAGCTGGCCGCCCGCTACGAAAAAGCGGTGGACTTTGAAGGCAGCGGATCCATCACGATTCTGGCCGTAACCACCATGCCGGGGGATGACGTTACCCACCCGGTTCCGGACAACACCGGTTATATTACCGAAGGACAGTTCTATCTGAAAAACGGTCGTATCGAACCGTTCGGTTCATTGTCCCGCCTGAAACAGCAGGTCAACGACCGTACCCGCGAAGACCATCGCGTGATTATGGATACCATGATTCAGCTCTATGCAAACTATAAAGAAACGCTGGAAAAACAGTCCATGGGCTTCCGCATGTCGGATTGGGACACCAAACTGCTCAAATACGGTGAAAAGTTCGAAAGCAGCATGATGGACATCACGGTAAATACCCCGCTGGAAGAAGCGCTGGATAACGGCTGGAAAATTCTGGCCGAATGTTTCGAACCTTCCGAGACCGGCATTCAGTCGAAATATACCGACAAATTCTGGCCGAAGGCTTAATTGGAGATCAGGCAGATCCGACAAAGGACTGATTCATGGCAAAAATTAAGTTAACCAAAAACGAATTGAAAACGCAGCGCGATGCGCTCAAGCGGTTTCAACGCTATCTGCCGACGCTCCAGCTTAAGAAGCAGCAGCTTCAGATGGAAATGCGCCGTCTCGATCAGGAAATCGAGGAAAAGCGTGATGAAGAACAGGAAGCCCGCGCACAGCTCAGCTCCTGGATTCAGCTCTTCTCGGAACCGATTGATCTCGGACCGTATGCAGAACTTGAAACGCTTAAAACATCTCATGGCAATATTGCCGGCGTGACTATTCCGATTCTCGACGACCTGGTTTTCAAAGAGGTCCCGATGAACCTCTTCGAAACCGAAGCCTGGACGGATGAAGGGGTCAATACCCTGAAACAGCTCACCCGCCTGCGGGTCGAGCGGCAGATTCTGGAAGAGCAGCACCGGCTTCTGGGTGAAGAACTGCGCACAACCACACAGCGCGTTAACCTGTTTGAAAAAGTGAAAATTCCCGAAGCCAAGGAAAACATCCGGGTCATCCGCATTTTCATGGGTGACCAGCAGACCGCTGCGGTGGCCCGCTCCAAGATCGCGAAAGGAAAAAGCGCATGATCGTAAAAATGAAAAAACTTACGCTTCTGTGCACCCGTTCGCAGCAGGAAGCTACGCTGGAAAAACTGCGTGACCTCAAAGTGGTACATGTTGAGCACGTACAGGCACCGTCCAGCGGAAAACTGGAAGAAGCCCGGAATCATCTTCAATATGTTCAGCGTGCACAGGAAATACTGAAGGCCCGCCCCGATGCTGACCCGACCGGTAAAGATGGCGATCAGGTGGTGGATGCCGTATGGAAATTGCTGGATTCAGAAAAACAGCTTCAGGAACAGCGCCAGGGGCTCAAACATGAAATCGAACGCATTTCCCCCTTTGGAGAATTTGACCCGCGCGATTTGAAACAGCTTCAGACTGAAGGGGTGTATGCCAAACTGTATGAGCTCCCGATAAAAGGAACCCCCCAAATTCCGGAAGGGATTGCCATTGAGGAAATCAGCCGCGACAAAACCAGCATTTATGTTCTGGCGGTTTCGCGGGAAGCATTCACCCTGCCGGCTCACGAAGTCCGCCTGCCGGACCGTTCGTTGAGTCATCTGCAGCGCCATCTTGACAACACGGAAAAAGAGCTGGAAAAAATCGAAGCCGAACTGCAGAAATATGCGGGCGACAAAGCGCTCGTCGATGAAATTGCAGATGCCGCCGCCGACAGAGTGACCTATCTGGAGACGCAGGCCGGCATGGGCGCCGATGCCTCCGTTGTCTACCTCAGAGGATTTTATCCGGCCGACCGGGAACACGACATCGAGGCGGCGGCCGCGCAATATGGCTGGGGCTTTACGTTCGAAGAGGTCACAGGCGAAGACGAAGTTCCGACCCTTCTGCGGAACCCCAAATGGGTTAAACCGATTCAGGCTGTGCTGGATGTGATCGGTGTTGTTCCGGGCTATAAAGAGCTGGACGTCAGTGCCCTGTTCCTGATTTTCCTGAGCATCTTCTTTGCGTTTCTGATCGGCGACGCCGGTTATGGTCTCCTGTTTATTGGCGTCACACTGTTTGGTAAAGTGAAAACCAAAGGCAAAGAGGCCGCTCAGCCGGGACTGAATCTGCTACTGATTATGAGCACCTGCTGCGTAATCTTCGGAGCCCTCACCGGAAACTATTTCGGCATTCCGACGGAAAGTCTTCCCGGACCGCTTCAGGCGATAACCAATGACTTCATGACCGGACTCTCCTCAGATACCGGACTCCGCGATCCGGATGTGGCGGCCAATAACATCATGTTCATCTGTTTCGCCATAGGTGCCATTCATATCACAATTGCCCATGTCTGGAACTTCATCCGCAAGATCAACAGCGTTTCATGTCTGGCTGATCTGGGATGGATTCTCTCCACCTGGGGGTTGTTCTTCCTAGTGCTGGAAATGGTCATCGGCGTTGACGCCATTCCGGTTCCCATGATGCCGAAAAACATCCTCGGCGGCATGGTCGGTACCGGCGCACTCCTGATCCTGATCAGTCTACTGGCCAAAAAAGAGTTCTTCGGCCTGGTTACGCTGGCGCTGGATCTGATCAACAACTTTGTGGATATCATTTCATATGTACGTCTCTATGCCGTAGGTGCAGCCTCGCTCGCCATTGCAGTCGCGTTCAATGAAATGGCGCTGGGCATGGGATTCAAGG from Verrucomicrobia bacterium S94 carries:
- a CDS encoding V-type ATP synthase subunit B is translated as MQNKVYHRIEQITGNVIVVKADGIINGELALVDSDHGVSMAQVIRLDREDVYLQVFAGGRGISTDSKVRFLGRTMQIPFSDNLLGRVFSGSGEPRDNGPEIKENMIEIGGPSVNPAKRIIPRNMVRTGIPMIDVFNTLVESQKLPIFSVAGEPYNELLAQIALQAEVDVIILGGMGLKHDDYLFFRDKLDESGALSRTVMFVHTASDPTVECLLVPDVSLAVAEQYAQEDKRVLVLLTDMTNFADSMKEVAITMEQIPSNRGYPGDLYSQLAARYEKAVDFEGSGSITILAVTTMPGDDVTHPVPDNTGYITEGQFYLKNGRIEPFGSLSRLKQQVNDRTREDHRVIMDTMIQLYANYKETLEKQSMGFRMSDWDTKLLKYGEKFESSMMDITVNTPLEEALDNGWKILAECFEPSETGIQSKYTDKFWPKA
- a CDS encoding V-type ATP synthase subunit D — its product is MAKIKLTKNELKTQRDALKRFQRYLPTLQLKKQQLQMEMRRLDQEIEEKRDEEQEARAQLSSWIQLFSEPIDLGPYAELETLKTSHGNIAGVTIPILDDLVFKEVPMNLFETEAWTDEGVNTLKQLTRLRVERQILEEQHRLLGEELRTTTQRVNLFEKVKIPEAKENIRVIRIFMGDQQTAAVARSKIAKGKSA